The Brassica napus cultivar Da-Ae chromosome C7, Da-Ae, whole genome shotgun sequence genome has a segment encoding these proteins:
- the LOC106446525 gene encoding disease resistance-like protein CSA1 isoform X2, whose amino-acid sequence MRGIFLDMSEETKNFALERMTFTNMLNLRYLKIYDSFCPRQCKSKWELNFPDGLSLPLEEIRYLHFVKFPLKELPPDFRPENLIDLRLPYSKIQRIWEDAKDTPRLKWVDLCHSSQLFDLSALPTAENLQSLNLEGCTALKELPLEIQNMKSLVFMNLRGCTGLESLPKINLISLKTLILSGCSNLKDFQLISESIEFLHLDGTAITGLPLAIQSFQRLVVLNLKNCEMLECLPNCLGELKALEELILSGCSNLKNLSDIRESMKHLQILLIDMIGGKEMPNIITSKGQASPDKFVHGPSGWPQGVNGVSSLRRLSLNGNDFVSLQTDIWKLYNLNWLDVKNCKMLKSIPMLPPRLQYFDAQGCDSLETVSHPLAIPVLTQQKHATFNFSNCNKLDQDAKDSIISYISWKFQLVLDALSRYSEDSVLEALIGTCFPGCEVPAWFSHRAFGSVLESKLPLHWSDNKFTGIALCAVVLFPEFHEQRDRLVVKCNCVFNSKYGSPVRFGCTVGSWSKARNTSLRYELSHIFIGYTTMLDSNKHGLEDSEEGCSLTEASLEFQVTDGTEVVGSFKVLNCGFRLIYASNEMENTCWDSMTAVLPERIEHSQDEAKSHENFRSPDEIQYESSFDPTLGANSNFISETKSDAEPDLWKSLESKIVDISNVENDAGKEITVSSDRDNTSSGDQTRYVGVELRLKQMEKMLYSMPGETFIVGVVGMHGIGKTTLATMLFEKRGSKFPRRLFLTVPKECEPEQLRSMFLKKLLEHLHVNISDETTHECVKAELLQTKVFAVLDDVSDKKQLQILLGNLAWIKKGSKIVITTCDKSYLEGFAHDTYFVPPLKNREAVQLFAYHAFYKQIYPSETFLSLSRMFVDHSTGNPLALESLGSLLCGKDEACWEHELQKVRQSFNMKMGKVWRFSIKQLTEGQKDMFLDIVYFFKSEEEYFVRRLLDSENPEAVSEVRDLADKLLITISGGRVGIHDQLYALSKDLGSPGERKLWNYKDIIGYMKKSKQSGTDDVRGIFLDMSEATKNIPLERMTFINMCNLRYLKIYDSSCPRQCKSDCKLCFPDGLLFPLEEIRYLHWVKFPLEELPPDFKPRNLVDLRLPYSKIERVWEGVKDTPRLKWVDLRHSSKLCNLSALSKAENLQRLNLEGCTVLDELPAEIQNMKSLVFLNLRGCIRLWSLPNINLISLKTLILSDCSNLKNFQLISESIEFLHLDGTAITELPLAIDSLQRLVVLNLKNCEMLEFLPNCLGEVKTLEELILSGCSRLKNLSDVRESMKHLQSLLIDRIGAKEMPNITISKGQASADMFVHGPSGWPQGVNGVFSLRRLSLSGNDFVSLQTDIWELYNLNWLELKDCKMLRSIPMLPPRLQYFDAHGCDSLERVSHPLALPVRLEQIHATFNFSNCSKLDQDAKDSIVSYTRWKSELVLDALSLYNNGDSALENFTGACFPGWEVPARFSHQASGPVLEGKLSTHWRDNNLTGIALCAVILFPDYHEQRARLVVNCNCEFNNEDGSYNRFSWTIGSWSDAGKTAGKIVPSHVFISYASMLDNKKLGEKEDEEGCGHTKTYFKFQVTDGTEVLHGYEVLKCGFSLVYASDELRVQSGRHEANHYGAYSKNAISNVRRETETMDMRLDGGHDIVELPNEMIAHGTANTSQRPNNKSPVTTLKQTRRETQVRALSVRLTGKPRVYISCHGGDLCITLVKHLVNNLTNAGVNVFIDNDERMWIKMHQLYNRIEDSRIAVVIFSKRYLASRLCLNELAKMDELAKEGRLLVISVFYQVISSDMKNLKGECGRCFREMRKRHEDEPENVQKWETSLMSMAETTGVHSEIHGIDAALVKATVKAVHRELTKIAGGKFKSLGRGVMLSARVFIFALFAALLFSLFVSPLLFADAAFAAFW is encoded by the exons ATGAGAGGTATTTTCTTGGACATGTCCGAAGAAACAAAGAACTTTGCCTTGGAAAGAATGACCTTCACCAATATGCTCAATCTTCGATACCTCAAGATATATGATTCTTTTTGTCCTCGGCAATGTAAATCAAAATGGGAATTGAACTTTCCAGATGGCCTTTCACTCCCCTTGGAAGAGATCCGGTATCTTCATTTCGTGAAATTCCCTTTGAAGGAACTTCCACCAGATTTCAGACCGGAAAATCTTATTGACCTTAGGCTGCCTTACAGCAAAATTCAACGTATTTGGGAAGATGCTAAG GACACACCACGATTAAAATGGGTAGATCTATGCCACTCCAGTCAGTTGTTCGACTTGTCAGCATTGCCAACGGCTGAAAACCTTCAAAGTTTAAATCTGGAAGGCTGCACGGCTTTGAAGGAATTGCCATTGGAGATACAAAACATGAAGTCTCTGGTTTTCATGAACTTGAGAGGATGCACAGGTCTTGAGTCTCTGCCAAAGATTAATTTAATCTCTCTGAAAACCCTCATACTCAGTGGCTGCTCAAACCTGAAGGACTTTCAACTAATTTCTGAAAGTATAGAGTTTCTTCATTTGGATGGCACAGCAATCACAGGACTTCCTCTTGCAATCCAGAGCTTCCAGAGGCTTGTTGTGTTGAATTTGAAAAACTGTGAAATGCTGGAGTGCCTTCCCAACTGTCTCGGAGAGCTGAAAGCTCTTGAAGAATTAATACTTTCTGGTTGTTCAAATCTTAAGAATCTTTCAGATATAAGGGAGAGCATGAAACATCTCCAGATCTTACTTATTGACATGATCGGAGGAAAAGAGATGCCAAACATCATTACATCCAAGGGCCAAGCTTCTCCAGATAAGTTCGTACACGGCCCAAGCGGATGGCCACAGGGTGTTAATGGAGTATCCTCTCTACGACGTCTATCGTTAAATGGAAATGATTTTGTCAGCCTGCAAACTGACATTTGGAAACTTTACAATCTTAATTGGCTCGACGTGAAGAATTGCAAGATGCTAAAGTCTATTCCGATGCTTCCACCAAGACTTCAGTACTTTGATGCTCAGGGCTGTGATTCACTCGAAACTGTTTCACATCCTTTGGCCATTCCTGTCCTGACGCAACAGAAACATGCCACTTTCAATTTTTCCAACTGTAACAAGCTGGATCAAGATGCAAAGGATAGTATTATATCATATATTAGTTGGAAATTTCAGTTAGTGTTAGATGCACTCTCTAGATACAGCGAG GATTCTGTTTTGGAAGCTTTAATTGGAACTTGCTTTCCTGGATGTGAAGTACCGGCATGGTTCAGCCATCGAGCATTTGGATCGGTGTTAGAGTCAAAGCTGCCCCTACATTGGAGTGACAACAAGTTTACTGGAATTGCCCTATGCGCTGTTGTCCTATTTCCTGAATTCCACGAGCAGAGGGACCGCCTCGTAGTGAAATgtaattgtgtttttaataGTAAATACGGTTCTCCTGTCCGCTTTGGTTGCACCGTTGGCAGTTGGAGCAAAGCACGTAACACATCACTGAGGTATGAGTTGTCTCATATATTTATTGGCTATACCACTATGCTAGATAGCAACAAACATGGTTTGGAGGATAGTGAAGAGGGTTGTAGTCTTACTGAAGCTTCCCTTGAGTTTCAAGTGACAGATGGTACGGAAGTGGTAGGAAGTTTCAAGGTTCTGAACTGTGGCTTTAGATTGATATATGCATCTAATGAAATGGAAAACACATGTTGGGATTCAATGACTGCTGTACTGCCAGAGAGGATCGAGCACTCCCAAGATGAAGCAAAATCTCATGAGAATTTCCGAAGCCCTGATGAAATCCAATATGAGTCTTCCTTTGATCCAACTCTGGGAGccaattcaaattttataagtGAAACAAAATCTGATGCCGAACCTGATTTGTGGAAGAGCTTGGAAAGCAAGATAGTTGACATTTCAAATGTAGAAAATGACGCAGGAAAGGAAATCACCGTAAGCTCTGATCGTGACAACACATCGTCTGGAGATCAAACACGTTACGTTGGAGTTGAGCTGCGACTCAAGCAAATGGAAAAAATGTTGTACTCGATGCCTGGAGAAACTTTTATTGTTGGAGTTGTTGGGATGCATGGCATTGGTAAAACAACTCTCGCAACAATGTTGTTTGAAAAGCGTGGGTCGAAGTTTCCAAGACGCTTGTTTTTGACAGTGCCTAAGGAGTGCGAACCTGAGCAGTTGCGGAGCATGTTCCTTAAAAAGTTACTCGAACACCTGCATGTAAATATAAGCGACGAGACAACACATGAATGCGTGAAAGCTGAACTGCTTCAGACCAAGGTTTTCGCCGTTCTCGATGACGTCAGTGACAAGAAACAGTTACAGATTCTCCTCGGCAACCTCGCCTGGATTAAAAAGGGAAGCAAGATTGTTATTACAACTTGTGACAAGTCATACCTTGAGGGATTTGCTCATGATACTTATTTCGTCCCGCCATTGAAAAACAGAGAGGCTGTTCAACTCTTTGCTTATCATGCCTTCTATAAACAAATCTACCCCTCAGAAACCTTTCTTTCGCTGTCAAGAATGTTCGTGGATCATTCTACAGGCAACCCACTGGCTCTGGAGTCACTAGGAAGCCTCCTCTGTGGGAAAGACGAGGCTTGCTGGGAACATGAACTGCAAAAAGTGAGACAAAGTTTCAATATGAAGATGGGAAAAGTCTGGAGATTCTCTATTAAGCAACTTACTGAGGGGCAGAAGGATATGTTTCTGGACATAGTGTATTTTTTCAAATCAGAGGAAGAGTATTTTGTTAGACGTTTACTGGATTCAGAAAATCCTGAAGCTGTGAGTGAAGTTAGAGATCTCGCCGACAAGTTGCTTATTACAATTTCTGGTGGGCGAGTAGGGATCCATGATCAACTGTATGCATTGAGCAAGGACCTTGGTTCCCCTGGGGAGCGTAAGCTGTGGAACTACAAAGATATCATCGGCTATATGAAAAAAAGTAAACAATCG GGAACTGATGATGTGAGAGGTATTTTCTTAGACATGTCTGAAGCAACAAAGAACATTCCCTTGGAAAGAATGACCTTCATCAATATGTGCAATCTTCGATACCTCAAGATTTATGATTCATCTTGTCCTCGACAATGTAAATCTGACTGCAAATTATGCTTCCCCGATGGACTTTTATTCCCCTTGGAAGAGATTCGATATCTCCATTGGGTGAAATTCCCGTTGGAGGAACTTCCACCAGATTTCAAACCAAGAAATCTGGTTGACCTTAGGCTGCCTTACAGCAAAATTGAACGTGTATGGGAAGGTGTTAAg GACACGCCACGACTCAAGTGGGTAGATCTACGCCATTCGAGTAAGTTGTGCAACTTGTCAGCATTGTCAAAGGCTGAAAATCTTCAAAGATTAAACTTGGAAGGCTGCACGGTTTTGGATGAGTTGCCGGCGGAGATTCAAAATATGAAGTCTCTGGTTTTCCTGAACTTGCGAGGATGCATACGTCTTTGGTCTCTgccaaatattaatttaatctcTCTAAAAACCCTCATACTCAGTGACTGCTCAAACCTCAAGAACTTTCAGTTAATTTCCGAAAGTATAGAATTTCTTCATTTGGATGGCACAGCAATCACGGAACTTCCTCTTGCCATAGACAGTCTCCAGAGGCTTGTTGTGTTGAATCTGAAAAACTGTGAAATGCTGGAGTTCCTTCCCAACTGTCTCGGAGAGGTGAAAACTCTTGAAGAGTTAATACTTTCTGGTTGTTCAAGGCTTAAGAATCTTTCAGATGTAAGGGAGAGCATGAAACATCTCCAGAGCTTACTTATTGACAGGATCGGAGCAAAAGAGATGCCAAACATCACTATATCCAAGGGCCAAGCTTCTGCAGATATGTTCGTACACGGCCCTAGCGGATGGCCACAGGGTGTTAATGGAGTATTCTCTCTGCGGCGTCTATCGTTAAGTGGAAATGATTTTGTCAGCCTGCAAACTGATATTTGGGAACTTTACAATCTAAATTGGCTTGAATTGAAGGATTGCAAGATGCTGAGGTCTATTCCAATGCTTCCACCAAGACTTCAGTACTTTGATGCTCATGGCTGTGATTCCCTCGAAAGAGTTTCACATCCTCTTGCTCTTCCGGTGCGGCTGGAGCAGATCCATGCCACATTTAATTTTTCTAACTGCAGCAAGTTGGATCAAGATGCAAAGGATAGTATCGTATCTTATACTCGGTGGAAAAGTGAGTTAGTGTTAGATGCACTCTCTCTATACAACAACGGG gaTTCTGCTTTGGAAAATTTCACTGGAGCTTGCTTTCCTGGATGGGAAGTACCCGCACGATTTAGTCATCAAGCATCTGGACCGGTGTTAGAGGGAAAGCTGTCTACACACTGGAGAGACAACAACTTAACTGGAATAGCTCTATGCGCTGTTATCCTGTTTCCTGACTACCATGAGCAGAGGGCCCGCCTTGTAGTGAATTGTAATTGTGAGTTTAATAATGAAGACGGGTCTTATAACCGCTTTAGTTGGACTATTGGCAGTTGGAGTGATGCAGGTAAAACAGCTGGGAAGATTGTACCATCTCATGTCTTTATTAGCTATGCATCTATGTTGGATAACAAGAAACTTGGTGAGAAAGAAGACGAAGAGGGTTGTGGTCATACCAagacttattttaaatttcaagtAACAGACGGTACGGAAGTGTTACATGGTTACGAGGTGCTGAAGTGTGGCTTTAGTTTGGTATATGCATCCGATGAATTGCGGGTCCAGTCTGGTAGACACGAAGCAAATCACTACGGAGCATATTCAAAAAATG CAATCTCTAATGTAAGGAGGGAAACGGAAACAATGGATATGCGGCTGGATGGTGGGCATGACATAGTTGAATTGCCAAATGAAATGATAGCACATGGAACC GCTAACACTTCCCAACGACCTAATAACAAGTCTCCTGTAACCACATTGAAGCAAACAAGAAGAGAGACACAAGTTCGAGCATTGTCTGTTCGGTTGACTGGGAAGCCTCGGGTTTACATCAGTTGCCATGGAGGTGATCTGTGCATCACTTTGGTCAAACATCTCGTGAATAATTTGACAAATGCTGGGGTCAACGTCTTCATAGACAACGACGAGAGAATGTGGATTAAAATGCACCAGCTCTACAATAGGATCGAGGATTCAAGGATCGCAGTTGTTATCTTCTCCAAGAGGTACCTAGCTTCACGGTTGTGCTTGAACGAGCTTGCGAAGATGGACGAGCTAGCAAAGGAAGGAAGACTCCTAGTAATTTCCGTCTTCTACCAGGTGATATCTAGCGACATGAAAAATCTCAAGGGAGAGTGCGGACGATGTTTCAGGGAGATGAGAAAGAGACACGAGGACGAACCCGAGAATGTCCAGAAATGGGAGACTTCCTTGATGTCAATGGCAGAGACAACCGGCGTACACTCGGAAATTCACGG CATAGATGCCGCTCTTGTTAAAGCGACTGTTAAGGCAGTTCATAGAGAGCTAACAAAGATAGCTGGAGGAAAATTCAAGTCCCTCGGAAGAGGAGTTATGTTAAGTGCACGTGTGTTCATTTTTGCCTTGTTTGCGGCTCTTCTCTTTAGTCTCTTCGTATCTCCTCTGCTTTTCGCTGATGCGGCATTCGCCGCCTTCTGGTAA